The following proteins are co-located in the Telopea speciosissima isolate NSW1024214 ecotype Mountain lineage chromosome 9, Tspe_v1, whole genome shotgun sequence genome:
- the LOC122638589 gene encoding cysteine-rich receptor-like protein kinase 10 has translation MLLDWQRRYKIIEGIARRLLYLHEDSRLRIIHRDLKTSNILLDGEMSPKISDFGMARIFGLGQTEENTNRIVGTYGYMSPEYAMCGQFSVKSDVFSFGVSVLEIVSGKKNTSFYHTDDVEDLRSYAWRHWNAGTALELIDPILRENCSRSEVMRCIHIGLLCVQENVADRPTMANIVLMLSSYLITPPSPSQPAFFVPNRMEAKINIEGENMQEAELGQSANEVSITELGSR, from the exons ATGCTGTTAGATTGGCAGAGACGTTACAAGATCATTGAAGGGATTGCTCGAAGACTACTTTATCTTCACGAAGATTCCCGCCTTCGAATTATTCATAGGGATCTTAAAACAAGCAATATCTTGTTAGATGGGGAAATGAGTCCCAAGATCTCAGACTTTGGGATGGCAAGAATTTTTGGCCTGGGCCAAACTGAAGAAAATACAAACAGAATAGTTGGGACTTA TGGTTACATGTCTCCGGAGTATGCAATGTGTGGGCAGTTCTCAGTGAAATCAGACGTTTTCAGCTTTGGTGTATCAGTTTTGGAGATTGTAAGTGGAAAGAAGAATACTAGTTTCTATCACACAGACGACGTCGAGGACCTTAGAAGCTAT GCATGGAGGCATTGGAATGCAGGAACAGCCTTGGAGTTGATTGATCCAATCTTGAGAGAAAATTGTTCAAGAAGTGAAGTGATGAGATGCATTCATATTGGGTTATTGTGTGTTCAAGAAAATGTAGCTGACAGGCCCACTATGGCCAACATAGTACTTATGTTGAGCAGCTACCTAATTACTCCTCCATCACCCTCACAACCAGCCTTTTTTGTGCCAAACAGAATGGAAGCAAAGATAAATATAGAAGGGGAAAACATGCAGGAAGCCGAATTAGGTCAATCTGCCAATGAAGTGTCAATCACTGAGTTAGGGTCCCGATAA
- the LOC122638590 gene encoding cysteine-rich receptor-like protein kinase 11: MDQRAVCNCIPGFKFIDENCQSLGCQQNSKLEADHGRCRNETQNSKYSIFTLENTEWDDHQYSVLSLQTERECKDACLADGYCDVATFKDQKCRKQKLPFRYGRRILQDTSTTTTTLTFVKVFTCNPTTSIATPTHHRGRITKENQGGGRKGEEKQGNSFRKIVVVVVLVAAAGVTILLCVLLYCLLIRKKKKNLSKENGVNTIKTVESLLFDFSTVLVATENFANINKIRDGKLPNGQEIVVKRLSKSSGQGAKALQNEVVLVTKLQHRNLLDWQRRYKTIEGIARGLLYLHEDSRLRIIHRDLKASNILLDGEMNPKISDFGMARTFGLGQTEANTNRIVGT; encoded by the exons ATGGATCAACGGGCCGTATGCAACTGTATTCCTGGTTTCAAATTCATTGACGAGAATTGCCAAAGTTTGGGTTGCCAGCAGAACTCAAAGTTAGAAGCTGATCATGGACGTTGCAGAAATGAAACACAAAATAGCAAATATTCCATATTCACGTTGGAGAACACCGAATGGGATGATCATCAATATTCAGTTTTATCACTACAAACTGAAAGAGAATGCAAAGATGCTTGCTTGGCAGATGGTTACTGTGACGTTGCGACGTTTAAAGACCAGAAATGCAGAAAACAGAAACTCCCGTTCAGATACGGAAGAAGGATACTACAAGATAcatccaccaccactaccaccttAACTTTTGTCAAAGTATTCACTTGTAACCCCACCACGTCCATTGCTACTCCAACTCATCATCGTGGTAGGATAACAAAAGAAAACCAGGGCGGAGGAAGAAAAGGTGAAG AAAAACAAGGAAACTCGTTCAGAAAAATTGTTGTCGTTGTTGTGCTAGTTGCCGCTGCAGGAGTGACAATTCTTCTTTGTGTTCTCTTGTATTGTTTGCTAATccggaagaaaaagaagaacctgTCAAAGGAGAATG GTGTGAACACAATTAAAACTGTGGAGTCATTGCTATTTGATTTCAGTACGGTCCTTGTAGCCACGGAAAACTTCGCCAACATCAATaagattagggat GGTAAACTTCCTAATGGACAAGAAATTGTTGTCAAGAGACTCTCAAAAAGTTCAGGGCAAGGAGCAAAAGCATTGCAGAATGAAGTTGTGCTAGTGACAAAGCTTCAACACCGCAATCTG TTAGATTGGCAGAGACGTTACAAGACCATTGAAGGAATTGCTCGAGGACTACTTTATCTTCACGAAGATTCCCGCCTTCGAATTATTCATAGGGATCTTAAAGCAAGCAATATCTTGTTAGATGGGGAAATGAATCCCAAGATCTCCGACTTTGGGATGGCAAGAACTTTTGGCCTGGGCCAAACTGAAGCAAATACAAATAGAATAGTTGGGACTTAG